One part of the Rutidosis leptorrhynchoides isolate AG116_Rl617_1_P2 chromosome 1, CSIRO_AGI_Rlap_v1, whole genome shotgun sequence genome encodes these proteins:
- the LOC139886725 gene encoding expansin-A7-like: MAQFHPLLGLCVLITMTFSHLGCVTAVAYRAPDVYRLSPWTLAHATFFGHDSAASTMATLTSAIYNNGFACDQCFQIRCVQSPWCSKNIATITATNLCPPNWSQNSNNGGWCNPPRNLFDMAKPAFEQIAQWKAGIVLVMYRR; the protein is encoded by the exons ATGGCTCAATTTCATCCTTTGTTGGGACTCTGTGTACTCATTACTATGACATTTTCTCATTTGGGTTGTGTAACAGCGGTTGCATATCGCGCACCAGATGTTTATCGGCTGAGCCCTTGGACTCTAGCTCATGCCACATTTTTTGGACACGACTCAGCCGCTTCAACCATGG CAACATTGACCTCGGCGATCTATAACAATGGATTCGCATGCGATCAATGTTTTCAAATTCGGTGTGTCCAATCTCCATGGTGTTCCAAAAATATAGCCACCATCACAGCTACAAACCTCTGCCCACCTAATTGGTCTCAAAACTCAAATAACGGTGGATGGTGCAATCCTCCACGAAACCTTTTTGACATGGCTAAGCCCGCCTTCGAACAAATCGCACAATGGAAGGCGGGTATTGTACTCGTCATGTACCGCAGGTAG